From a single Streptomyces rubradiris genomic region:
- a CDS encoding SCO6880 family protein — protein MTTESHLSHPVTPRRTYLIGRARPNAIIGRNRESGEIALIIAGAFLGMMCGLLVPVLPLRIALLIGFPLLALAAVYVPYKHRTFYKWFEINRSYKRTVKRGAVYRSGAMEAGTRLDGREIEVGPPPGIGRITWLAAPFGPDEIAVLLHADRKTVTAAIEIEGPGVGLRDSEDQEALVDRFGTLLKHVANGDGFVTRLQMLARTLPADPDAHAKDVAVRGDDRSPDWLQSSYDQLQSMVSTSSEQHRAYLVACMHYSRELAAEAHAMARAARTRGKVDRDAGLAVVMARELTDICSRLQEADIRVRQPLGQGRLASLIHSMYDPDHPIDHIQAMTQRNAWPAELDAVEPTYLQAKTRESSTRAPWCHATAWVKEWPMTPVGVNFLAPLLVHTPDVIRTVAVTMDLEPTEVAIERMLTEKTNDEAEASRAAKMNRTVDPRDIAAHNRLDQRGEDLASGAAGVNLVGYITVSARSPEALNRDKRTIRASAGKSYLKLEWCDREHHRAFVNTLPFATGIRR, from the coding sequence TTGACGACCGAGTCCCACCTGTCCCATCCGGTCACGCCCCGCCGTACGTATCTCATCGGCCGCGCCCGGCCGAACGCGATCATCGGCCGCAACCGCGAATCCGGCGAGATCGCCCTGATCATCGCCGGCGCGTTCCTCGGCATGATGTGCGGCCTCCTCGTACCGGTCCTGCCCCTGCGGATCGCGCTGCTCATAGGCTTCCCCCTGCTCGCGCTCGCCGCGGTCTACGTGCCGTACAAGCACCGCACGTTCTACAAGTGGTTCGAGATCAACCGCTCGTACAAGCGGACCGTCAAGCGCGGAGCCGTCTACCGGTCCGGCGCCATGGAGGCCGGCACCCGGCTCGACGGCCGCGAGATCGAGGTCGGCCCGCCGCCCGGCATCGGCCGCATCACCTGGCTCGCCGCGCCCTTCGGCCCGGACGAGATCGCCGTCCTCCTGCACGCCGACCGCAAGACGGTCACCGCCGCCATCGAGATCGAGGGCCCCGGCGTCGGCCTGCGCGACTCCGAGGACCAGGAGGCCCTGGTCGACCGCTTCGGCACACTGCTCAAGCACGTCGCCAACGGCGACGGATTCGTCACCCGGCTGCAGATGCTCGCCCGCACCCTGCCCGCCGACCCGGACGCGCACGCCAAGGACGTCGCCGTGCGCGGCGACGACCGCTCCCCGGACTGGCTCCAGAGCTCCTACGACCAGCTCCAGTCCATGGTCTCCACCAGCAGCGAGCAGCACCGCGCCTACCTCGTCGCCTGCATGCACTACAGCCGGGAACTGGCCGCCGAGGCCCACGCCATGGCCCGCGCCGCCCGCACCCGCGGCAAGGTGGACCGGGACGCCGGACTCGCCGTCGTCATGGCCCGCGAGCTGACCGACATCTGCTCCCGGCTCCAGGAGGCCGACATCCGGGTCCGCCAGCCGCTCGGCCAGGGCCGGCTCGCCTCCCTGATCCACTCCATGTACGACCCGGACCACCCCATCGACCACATCCAGGCGATGACCCAGCGCAACGCCTGGCCGGCCGAGCTGGACGCCGTGGAGCCCACCTACCTCCAGGCCAAGACCCGCGAGTCCAGCACCCGCGCCCCCTGGTGCCACGCCACCGCCTGGGTGAAGGAGTGGCCGATGACGCCCGTCGGCGTCAACTTCCTCGCCCCGCTCCTCGTCCACACCCCGGACGTCATCCGCACGGTCGCCGTGACCATGGACCTGGAACCCACCGAGGTCGCCATCGAGCGGATGCTGACCGAGAAGACCAACGACGAGGCCGAGGCGTCCCGCGCCGCCAAGATGAACCGCACGGTCGACCCCCGGGACATCGCCGCGCACAACCGGCTCGACCAGCGCGGCGAGGACCTCGCCAGCGGCGCCGCCGGCGTCAACCTGGTCGGCTACATCACCGTATCCGCCCGCTCCCCGGAGGCCCTCAACCGCGACAAGCGCACGATAAGGGCCTCCGCCGGCAAGTCGTACCTCAAGCTGGAGTGGTGCGACCGAGAGCACCACCGCGCCTTCGTGAACACACTTCCGTTCGCCACCGGCATCCGAAGGTAG
- a CDS encoding MFS transporter: MRRIHVGNALSAFGLGFTVPYLYVYVAQVRGLGAMTAGLVLAVFAVAALIVLPFAGRAIVRRGPLPVLLAALVLAALGALSLGLAGGAASVLLSAAALGAGQAVMQPALATMIVDCSSADTRSRAFAMQFFLQNLGLGVGGLIGGHLVDTTRVSSFTLLFAIEALMFLLLVGVMATVRMPHSPRMADAPARSAKGAWKQLLGNRAMVQLCVLGFVLFFACYGQFESGLSAYGVEAAGISTSALGTALAANTLMIVVAQFAVLKLVERRRRSRVIAAVGLIWAVAWLAAGYAGLGHGSQEMATAAFVSTYALFGLGEAMLSPTVAPLVADLAPEGLAGQYNSAFALVKQLALAVGPAVGGPLGASLHAPYIVTFLLFSLSITVLALRLGRRLTAVQDRPWTGRESRVVSRGQAAAEPVTAEA, from the coding sequence ATGCGCCGGATCCACGTGGGCAACGCACTCAGCGCGTTCGGGCTCGGCTTCACCGTCCCGTACCTGTACGTCTATGTGGCGCAGGTGCGAGGACTCGGAGCCATGACGGCGGGGCTCGTGCTCGCCGTCTTCGCCGTGGCCGCGCTGATCGTCCTGCCGTTCGCCGGCCGGGCGATCGTGCGGCGCGGCCCGCTGCCGGTCCTGCTCGCCGCCCTGGTCCTCGCCGCTCTGGGCGCGCTGAGCCTCGGTCTGGCGGGCGGTGCCGCGTCCGTGCTGCTGTCCGCCGCCGCGCTCGGCGCCGGACAGGCCGTGATGCAGCCGGCGCTGGCGACGATGATCGTGGACTGCTCCTCGGCGGACACCCGCTCGCGCGCGTTCGCGATGCAGTTCTTCCTGCAGAACCTGGGGCTCGGTGTCGGTGGCCTCATCGGTGGCCATCTGGTCGACACCACGCGCGTGTCCTCGTTCACGCTGCTGTTCGCGATCGAGGCGTTGATGTTCCTGCTGCTGGTCGGGGTGATGGCGACCGTGCGGATGCCGCACTCGCCCCGGATGGCGGACGCCCCGGCGCGGTCGGCCAAGGGCGCCTGGAAGCAGCTGCTCGGGAACCGGGCGATGGTGCAGCTGTGCGTGCTGGGCTTCGTGCTCTTCTTCGCCTGCTACGGCCAGTTCGAGTCGGGTCTGAGCGCCTACGGCGTGGAGGCGGCCGGGATATCCACGTCCGCGCTGGGCACGGCGCTGGCCGCGAACACGCTGATGATCGTGGTCGCCCAGTTCGCCGTGCTGAAGCTGGTGGAGCGGCGCCGGCGGTCCCGGGTCATCGCCGCGGTGGGCCTGATCTGGGCCGTCGCCTGGCTGGCCGCCGGGTACGCGGGGCTGGGACACGGCAGCCAGGAGATGGCCACGGCCGCCTTCGTGTCGACGTACGCGCTGTTCGGGCTGGGTGAGGCGATGCTGTCGCCGACGGTCGCGCCGCTGGTCGCCGATCTGGCGCCGGAGGGGCTGGCCGGGCAGTACAACTCGGCGTTCGCGCTGGTCAAGCAGTTGGCGCTGGCGGTCGGTCCGGCCGTGGGCGGCCCCTTGGGCGCCTCCCTGCACGCGCCGTACATCGTGACCTTCCTGCTGTTCTCGCTGTCGATCACCGTGCTGGCCCTGCGGCTGGGACGGCGTCTCACCGCGGTGCAGGACCGTCCGTGGACGGGGCGGGAGAGCCGGGTGGTGAGCCGGGGCCAGGCGGCTGCGGAGCCGGTGACGGCCGAGGCGTAG
- a CDS encoding type VI secretion protein, protein MRPDDHRDIRRERQGGIPDGLLIGILAFLIGLTVLVWTATGLAARFAQGAWPEGVTFTRTPLAMRHLVSRPHDLPGAWPDTPPGQLSGWGLFWGLFLGQLMILFVLTVFAMGAVARWRAARLRRAMAARGTTPGPARTEPRYAYEAQDPRHADPAPRHDVPEPRHDVPEPRHEVPVPRPEPRPADPVSTVAAPAPAIALPPEDDRAGGWEKVLLGPREARQTAATQAVRDAEGPVVLVTSNPALWAETKDTRAKLGPTLLYDPTHLCDTPARLHWSPTAGCDDRQTALHRATALLAPVRPTARIDQAVADTATTLLRSYLHAAALENRTIRHVHRWAQGTQVQDAVRTLRTHPKAAPGAAGELEAALTAHPDRRDIAQELTSRALSALFTVNIREACTPNRTDALALDSFVHEGGTLYMVGESIEDPRSNPGAMPLLTALVSSVVEHGRRMAERSSSGRLDPPLTLVLDDIAAVAPFPELPDLLATGPDQGLPALALLRSREQARTRWPHQELPV, encoded by the coding sequence GTGAGACCGGACGATCACCGTGACATCCGCCGGGAACGCCAGGGCGGCATCCCCGACGGACTGCTGATCGGCATCCTCGCGTTCCTCATCGGCCTCACCGTCCTGGTGTGGACGGCCACCGGCCTCGCGGCCCGGTTCGCCCAGGGCGCCTGGCCTGAGGGCGTCACCTTCACCCGCACCCCTCTGGCCATGCGCCACCTCGTCAGCAGGCCCCACGACCTCCCCGGCGCCTGGCCGGACACCCCGCCGGGCCAGCTGTCCGGCTGGGGCCTGTTCTGGGGGCTGTTCCTCGGCCAGCTGATGATCCTCTTCGTGCTCACCGTGTTCGCGATGGGCGCGGTGGCCCGCTGGCGGGCGGCCAGGCTACGACGGGCCATGGCGGCCCGGGGCACCACGCCGGGCCCCGCGCGGACCGAGCCCCGGTACGCGTACGAGGCCCAGGACCCGCGCCACGCCGACCCGGCCCCCCGCCACGACGTCCCAGAGCCGCGCCACGACGTCCCAGAGCCGCGCCACGAGGTCCCTGTGCCGCGCCCGGAGCCGCGGCCGGCGGACCCCGTGAGCACGGTGGCCGCACCGGCACCTGCGATCGCCCTCCCTCCCGAAGACGACCGGGCCGGCGGCTGGGAGAAGGTCCTCCTCGGGCCCCGGGAGGCCCGGCAGACGGCCGCGACCCAGGCCGTACGGGACGCCGAGGGTCCGGTCGTCCTCGTCACCTCCAACCCGGCCCTGTGGGCGGAGACCAAGGACACCCGGGCCAAACTGGGCCCCACCCTGCTCTACGACCCCACGCACCTGTGCGACACCCCGGCCCGCCTGCACTGGTCCCCCACGGCGGGCTGCGATGACAGACAGACGGCACTGCACCGGGCGACGGCCCTGCTCGCCCCCGTACGGCCCACCGCACGGATCGACCAGGCGGTGGCCGACACCGCGACCACGCTGCTGCGCAGCTATCTGCACGCCGCCGCCCTGGAGAACCGCACCATCCGGCATGTGCACCGCTGGGCGCAGGGCACCCAGGTCCAGGACGCCGTCCGCACCCTGCGCACCCACCCCAAGGCCGCGCCCGGCGCCGCCGGCGAGCTGGAGGCGGCACTGACCGCGCACCCGGACCGGCGGGACATCGCCCAGGAACTGACCAGCAGGGCCCTGTCGGCGCTGTTCACGGTGAACATCCGGGAGGCGTGCACCCCCAACCGAACCGATGCCCTCGCCCTGGATTCCTTCGTCCATGAAGGGGGCACGCTTTATATGGTCGGTGAATCCATCGAGGACCCGCGGAGCAACCCGGGCGCGATGCCGCTCCTCACGGCCCTCGTCTCCAGCGTGGTCGAGCACGGCCGGCGCATGGCCGAACGGTCATCCTCCGGTCGGCTCGACCCACCACTCACCCTGGTCCTGGACGACATCGCGGCCGTGGCCCCGTTCCCCGAACTGCCGGACCTGCTGGCCACCGGCCCCGATCAGGGCCTGCCGGCGCTCGCCCTGCTCCGCTCCCGCGAACAGGCCCGCACCCGCTGGCCGCACCAGGAACTGCCCGTCTAG
- a CDS encoding MarR family winged helix-turn-helix transcriptional regulator, whose translation MADTPGVTEPTLEEQIAAYQREFQDLDPQVEKIVSALSRLNRRMNVAYGRQTAALGISNAEWEVLKALVLSGAPYRMGPSDLAKRLGLTPAAMTHRIDRMVAEGLVTRERDESNRVRVIVELTPEGREKWLEAMRLATVFEEDLLQDLTPAERAVLGEVLTRLLRRVEHAQPDAGGRLTDLD comes from the coding sequence ATGGCCGACACCCCCGGCGTCACGGAGCCGACACTCGAAGAACAGATCGCCGCCTACCAGCGCGAGTTCCAGGATCTGGACCCCCAGGTCGAGAAGATCGTGTCGGCGCTGTCCCGGCTGAACCGCCGGATGAACGTCGCGTACGGCCGCCAGACCGCCGCCCTCGGCATCAGCAACGCCGAGTGGGAGGTCCTCAAGGCACTGGTCCTCTCCGGTGCGCCCTACCGCATGGGCCCGAGCGACCTGGCCAAGCGGCTCGGCCTCACCCCGGCCGCGATGACCCACCGGATCGACCGCATGGTGGCCGAGGGGCTGGTGACCCGGGAGCGGGACGAGTCCAACCGGGTGCGCGTCATCGTGGAGCTGACCCCCGAGGGCCGGGAGAAGTGGCTGGAGGCCATGCGCCTGGCGACGGTCTTCGAGGAGGATCTGCTCCAGGACCTCACCCCCGCCGAGCGCGCGGTGCTCGGCGAGGTCCTGACCCGGCTCCTGCGCCGGGTCGAGCACGCGCAGCCGGACGCCGGCGGCCGGCTCACCGACCTGGACTGA
- a CDS encoding SpoIIE family protein phosphatase produces MNFTRWSARLPGTQRRAAARTESAVSPDRRGDGSVPAARAERSADGHPVPAVDVLPARDVLDRVPALVALVHGPDHRIGYVNDAYTTAFGTRPTGVPARDALPELAELGLLPLLDQVLRSGRPRTLKSRKAVDGRSYTFTCTPVTEDGDRDAGVLVFATDVTDHAEAAERLRASERRQRETAVTLQRSLLPQELEQPDDLRIAATYHPGGTEAAVGGDWYDVITLGGGRTALVIGDVMGRGVRAAAVMGQLRTAVRAYARLDLPPHEVLQLLDGLAAEIDANQIATCVYAIHDPNEGRLVYASAGHLPILVRDENGVVSRADEPTGPPLGTGGWMHSSGCVALGPGATAVLYTDGLVERRDADLDEGIAALAGALAGATGTPQVVCDRLVRSAGVTADHDDDVAVLVLQHPARTGPDGDLFRNAALELLGGVEAAPRARAFASGVLTSWRFPAELHDLGVLATSELVTNSLQHGTPPMRLRLRRTDRRLIIEVTDGDDHLPRRRRAEPGDESGRGIAIVATIASNWGCRRTPGGGKAVWCEFVLPKG; encoded by the coding sequence GTGAACTTCACGCGCTGGAGCGCCCGGCTCCCCGGAACGCAGCGCCGCGCCGCCGCGCGGACCGAGTCGGCGGTCTCCCCGGACCGGCGGGGCGACGGCTCCGTGCCCGCGGCCCGCGCCGAACGGTCCGCCGACGGCCACCCGGTGCCCGCCGTCGACGTACTGCCCGCGCGTGACGTCCTGGACCGTGTCCCGGCCCTCGTCGCCCTCGTCCACGGCCCCGACCACCGCATCGGCTACGTCAACGACGCCTACACCACGGCGTTCGGCACCCGCCCCACCGGCGTCCCCGCCCGCGACGCCCTGCCCGAACTCGCCGAACTGGGCCTGCTCCCGCTGCTCGACCAGGTGCTGCGCAGCGGCAGACCCCGCACCCTGAAGTCCCGCAAGGCCGTCGACGGCCGCTCGTACACCTTCACCTGCACCCCCGTCACCGAGGACGGCGACCGGGACGCGGGCGTCCTCGTCTTCGCCACCGATGTCACCGACCACGCCGAGGCCGCCGAACGCCTGCGCGCCAGCGAGCGCCGCCAGCGCGAGACGGCCGTCACCCTCCAGCGCTCCCTGCTCCCGCAGGAACTGGAACAGCCCGACGACCTGCGCATCGCCGCCACCTACCACCCCGGCGGCACCGAGGCCGCGGTCGGCGGCGACTGGTACGACGTGATCACCCTCGGCGGCGGCCGGACCGCCCTCGTCATCGGCGATGTCATGGGCCGAGGGGTGCGGGCCGCCGCCGTCATGGGCCAGCTCCGCACGGCAGTCCGCGCCTACGCCCGCCTCGACCTGCCCCCGCACGAGGTGCTCCAGCTACTCGACGGCCTGGCCGCCGAGATCGACGCCAACCAGATCGCCACCTGCGTCTACGCCATCCACGACCCGAACGAGGGCCGCCTGGTGTACGCGTCGGCCGGTCATCTGCCGATCCTGGTCCGCGACGAGAACGGCGTGGTCTCCCGCGCCGACGAACCCACCGGCCCGCCACTCGGCACCGGCGGCTGGATGCACTCCTCCGGGTGCGTCGCCCTCGGCCCCGGCGCCACGGCCGTCCTCTACACCGACGGCCTGGTGGAGCGCCGGGACGCCGACCTGGACGAGGGCATCGCCGCGCTCGCCGGCGCCCTCGCCGGCGCCACCGGCACCCCGCAGGTCGTCTGCGACCGCCTGGTCCGCTCGGCCGGCGTCACCGCCGACCACGACGACGACGTGGCCGTCCTCGTCCTCCAGCACCCGGCGCGTACCGGCCCCGACGGCGACCTCTTCCGCAACGCGGCCCTGGAACTCCTCGGCGGCGTCGAGGCGGCGCCCCGCGCCCGGGCGTTCGCCTCCGGCGTGCTGACCAGCTGGCGCTTCCCCGCCGAACTGCACGACCTCGGCGTCCTCGCCACGAGCGAGCTGGTCACCAACTCCCTCCAGCACGGCACCCCGCCCATGCGGCTGCGCCTGCGCCGCACCGACCGCCGCCTGATCATCGAGGTCACGGACGGCGACGACCACCTGCCGCGCCGACGGCGCGCGGAACCGGGCGACGAGTCCGGCCGCGGCATCGCCATCGTGGCGACGATCGCCTCCAACTGGGGCTGCCGCCGCACACCGGGTGGCGGCAAGGCGGTGTGGTGCGAGTTCGTCCTGCCGAAGGGGTGA
- a CDS encoding ATP-binding protein, producing the protein MRDPLSVLTEAFTSFLFGKVETTRPPVRTSTGQAQAVYLPTAAPGLGDSGVIIGREVYSGKGYIYDPFQLYGQQLPAPHWLVLGESGNGKSALEKTYVLRQLRFRDRQVVVLDAQGEDGVGEWNLIAEELGITPIRLDPTAALDHGIRLNPLDPAITTTGQLALLRTIIEVAMGHGLDERAGFALKVAHSYVNETITDRQPVLSDIVEQLRHPEPESAEAMNVAIDDVRAWGLDVALVLDRLVDGDLRGMFDGPTTVGIDLDAPLIVFDLSHIDRNSIAMPILMAIVGVWLEHTWIRPDRKKRIFLVEEAWHIINSPFVAQLFQRLLKFGRRLGLSFVAVVHHLSDVVDGAAAKEAAAILKMASTRTIYAQKADEARATGRVLGLPRWAVEIIPTLTPGIAVWDVNGNVQVVKHLVTETERPLVFTDRAMTESASDLAADDALRAAELEAEQRAAAFVEQHLGDSESTVA; encoded by the coding sequence ATGCGGGATCCGCTGTCCGTCCTCACCGAGGCCTTCACCTCCTTCCTCTTCGGGAAGGTGGAGACGACCCGGCCGCCGGTGCGCACCTCCACGGGCCAGGCCCAGGCGGTCTACCTGCCCACGGCCGCGCCCGGCCTCGGCGACTCCGGCGTCATCATCGGCCGCGAGGTGTACTCCGGGAAGGGCTACATCTACGACCCCTTCCAGCTGTACGGCCAGCAGCTGCCGGCCCCGCACTGGCTGGTCCTCGGCGAGTCCGGCAACGGCAAGTCGGCGCTGGAGAAGACGTACGTCCTGCGCCAGCTCCGGTTCAGGGACCGCCAGGTCGTCGTCCTGGACGCACAGGGCGAGGACGGCGTCGGCGAGTGGAACCTGATCGCCGAGGAGCTGGGGATAACCCCCATCCGGCTCGACCCGACGGCCGCCCTCGACCACGGCATCCGGCTCAACCCCCTGGACCCGGCGATCACCACGACCGGGCAGCTCGCGCTGCTGCGGACCATCATCGAGGTCGCCATGGGCCACGGCCTGGACGAGCGCGCCGGCTTCGCCCTGAAGGTCGCGCACTCCTACGTCAACGAGACGATCACCGACCGCCAGCCGGTCCTCTCCGACATCGTGGAGCAGCTACGGCACCCCGAGCCGGAGTCGGCGGAGGCGATGAACGTCGCCATAGACGACGTACGGGCGTGGGGCCTGGACGTCGCGCTGGTCCTGGACCGCCTGGTCGACGGCGACCTGCGCGGCATGTTCGACGGCCCGACCACGGTCGGCATCGACCTCGACGCGCCCCTGATCGTCTTCGACCTGTCCCACATCGACCGCAACTCCATCGCCATGCCGATCCTCATGGCGATCGTCGGCGTGTGGCTGGAGCACACCTGGATCCGCCCCGACCGGAAGAAGCGCATCTTCCTGGTCGAGGAGGCCTGGCACATCATCAACAGCCCGTTCGTGGCCCAGCTGTTCCAGCGGCTGCTGAAGTTCGGACGCCGGCTCGGCCTGTCCTTCGTGGCGGTCGTCCACCATCTGTCCGACGTGGTCGACGGGGCGGCCGCGAAGGAGGCGGCGGCCATCCTGAAGATGGCCTCGACCAGGACGATCTACGCCCAGAAGGCGGACGAGGCCAGAGCCACCGGCCGGGTCCTCGGCCTGCCCCGCTGGGCGGTCGAGATCATCCCCACGCTGACCCCCGGCATCGCGGTCTGGGACGTCAACGGCAATGTCCAGGTGGTCAAGCACCTGGTCACGGAGACGGAACGGCCGCTGGTCTTCACCGACCGCGCCATGACCGAGTCGGCCAGCGACCTGGCGGCCGACGACGCCCTGCGCGCGGCCGAGCTGGAGGCCGAGCAGCGGGCGGCGGCCTTCGTGGAACAGCACCTGGGCGACTCCGAGTCGACGGTGGCCTAG
- a CDS encoding GNAT family N-acetyltransferase translates to MTTVTRNDYVVRAIRPDDWERVRQLRLDALRDPVAHLAFLETYEEAASKPDSFWQDRAVGSGAGSTTAHQFIAEAPDGTWAGSVTVLMEEPGTQDWAGNPVERWQGHAVGVFVRPEHRGNGLIEALFTAGLTWAWQQDAERVRLFVHEDNLRARTAYRRIGFAPSGLVVAFSKDESANELEFVMERPS, encoded by the coding sequence ATGACCACTGTCACCAGGAACGACTATGTAGTTCGTGCCATACGACCCGACGACTGGGAGCGGGTGAGGCAGCTGCGGCTGGACGCGCTGCGGGACCCGGTCGCGCACCTCGCGTTCCTGGAGACCTACGAGGAGGCCGCCAGCAAGCCCGACTCCTTCTGGCAGGACCGGGCCGTCGGTTCCGGTGCGGGCTCCACCACCGCCCACCAGTTCATCGCCGAGGCCCCGGACGGGACCTGGGCCGGCTCGGTCACCGTGCTCATGGAGGAGCCCGGAACCCAGGACTGGGCCGGGAACCCGGTCGAGCGGTGGCAGGGACACGCGGTCGGTGTCTTCGTACGGCCGGAGCACCGGGGCAACGGGCTGATCGAGGCCCTGTTCACAGCCGGCCTGACCTGGGCGTGGCAGCAGGACGCCGAGCGGGTGCGGCTGTTCGTCCACGAGGACAACCTCCGGGCCCGGACGGCCTACCGGAGGATCGGGTTCGCGCCCAGCGGTCTCGTCGTGGCCTTCTCCAAGGACGAGTCCGCCAACGAGCTGGAGTTCGTCATGGAGCGGCCGTCCTAG